One part of the Malus sylvestris chromosome 2, drMalSylv7.2, whole genome shotgun sequence genome encodes these proteins:
- the LOC126613979 gene encoding 2-alkenal reductase (NADP(+)-dependent)-like: MNEEEEEKKRKMVKNLLPNKQIVLNQSVSGYPKESDFGLRSSFINCSLSDDSSQAVLLKNLYLSCDPYMRHRMSDQVAHPGTIIQSFTPGSVLVGYGVSKVMESTHPRFKEGDFVWGMIGWEEYSLITSPDRLNKISFTDVPLSYYAGILGMPGIAAYVGFHKICYPKERDCVYVSSAAGGVGQLVGQFAKMIGCYVVGSASTKEKVDLLKQKMGFDEAFNYKEENSGSALRKYFPEGIDIYFDNVGGRMLDEVILQMKAHGRIALCGMISQYNIEEPEGVHNLFSLIMKRIEMKGFVETDFDHVYPEYVEFCIKYLQQGKLVYVEDVAQGIENAPAALVGIFYGRNVGKQVVCIANE; the protein is encoded by the coding sequence atgaatgaggaggaagaggagaagaagaggaagatggtGAAAAATCTCCTTCCCAACAAACAGATTGTGTTGAATCAGTCTGTGAGTGGGTACCCCAAAGAGAGTGACTTTGGGTTGAGATCATCTTTCATCAACTGCAGCCTTTCCGATGATTCCTCACAGGCTGTGCTTCTGAAGAACCTATACCTCTCTTGTGATCCTTACATGCGCCACCGCATGTCCGATCAGGTCGCTCATCCCGGGACTATTATCCAGTCCTTCACTCCTGGTTCTGTCCTTGTGGGATATGGTGTGTCCAAGGTCATGGAGTCCACACATCCAAGGTTCAAGGAAGGTGACTTTGTTTGGGGGATGATTGGGTGGGAGGAGTACAGTTTGATCACTAGCCCGGATAGGCTAAACAAGATCAGTTTTACTGATGTGCCCCTCTCATACTATGCTGGCATTTTGGGAATGCCGGGAATTGCAGCTTACGTTGGATTTCACAAAATATGTTATCCGAAGGAACGCGATTGTGTCTATGTTTCTTCTGCAGCAGGAGGAGTTGGTCAACTTGTTGGACAATTTGCAAAAATGATCGGCTGCTATGTGGTTGGAAGTGCAAGCACTAAAGAGAAAGTTGATCTCTTAAAGCAGAAGATGGGATTTGATGAAGCGTTCAACTATAAGGAGGAAAATTCAGGTTCAGCATTAAGGAAGTACTTCCCCGAAGGCATTGACATTTACTTCGACAATGTTGGTGGTCGCATGCTTGATGAAGTTATCTTGCAGATGAAAGCTCATGGCCGCATCGCACTCTGCGGTATGATTTCACAATACAATATTGAGGAACCAGAGGGTGTGCACAATCTGTTTAGCCTCATCATGAAGCGGATTGAGATGAAAGGGTTCGTAGAGACCGATTTCGATCACGTGTATCCAGAGTATGTTGAGTTTTGTATCAAATACTTGCAGCAAGGGAAGTTGGTCTATGTTGAAGATGTTGCTCAAGGGATAGAGAATGCCCCAGCTGCACTGGTCGGAATTTTCTATGGTCGGAATGTTGGTAAGCAGGTCGTTTGTATTGCGAATGAGTAA